CCATTCTTTCTGAGGTCGTGTGATCCTTCGGGTCCGACCCGTAGATGGCCTCAAAGACAGCCTGTGACCCCTCCGCAGTTCGACACATCGGTCCGATCTTGTCCATCGTGTACGACAGCGCCATCACACCGTATCGACTGACGACGCCGTAGGTCGGACGGAGCCCTGCAAGACCGTTGTTAAATGTAGGAGACATAATCGAGCCCCACGTCTCGGTACCGATAGCGAACCCGACAAGTCCGGCGGCGGGGGCCTGCCCAGATCCGCTGGAGGACCCACCACTCCACTCGTCCTCGTCGTTCGGTGCCCACGGGTTGTGTCCCTTCCCAGTGAATGTCATCGTCTCTGGTGAGTACCCCATTCCACCGGCGAGTTCGACATTCGCTAGTTTTGCTATCGGGACTGCGCCTGCTTCAAGGAGTTTCTCGACCACGGTCGCGTCGTAGTCGAACTCCTGATCACGGTAGGGATTGGCCCCCCACGTCGTGTTGTAGCCCTCGAAGGCGATGAGGTCCTTGAGACCGAAAGGGATGCCGTGAAGCGGCCCCCGATCGGTTCCGTTCGAAAGTTCCTCATCGGCACGTTCAGCGGCCTCAATAGCCCGATCGTAAGTGATCGTCTGGACGGCGTTCAGCGTTGGCCCGACGCGAATCAACCGGCTGATGTAGGCGAGCGTCAATTCGTAGGACGTGAACTCCCCATCTCTGAGTCGCTGACCGAGTTCCGGAATCGACTCGAACAACACCTCGTCGTCGGGAATCATCAGTACGACCCCCTGTAGGCTCGGAAAGTCGTCGCCATATCGGCACCGTTAGCGAGATCGAAATCCCGGAGTGTATTCGCTGCTTCGCGGTTGCCCGCGACCGCCTCTTCGAGTTGCTCGATGTCCTCACTAGACAGCAGATCCCCGTACTCGTCCTCGATCAACTGGAGCAATGCTTCCGTCCCCACCGGACGATCAGCATCGACAGAAACGTCTTCTGGGTCGTGTTCGTCCGCCGTACTCGGCGTAGCGAACAACCCCGCGCTGCCGAGTGCCGCAAGGAGACCGAGAGTGGATCGTCGATTTATCGATAATGGTGTTTTTTCGTCTAGTTCTTCATCTTCTCTGCCACTATCTTGGATTTCTTTACTAATACTAGGAGTGAACGGCGGTTTCCTACTCATACTGTCCACTTCTGATCCTGAACCCATCACATATAAATCCCAGGTGAATACCCTTTGATCAGATGGTGATAAATATTAGGAAACATAGGACACGAGCATGACCGCTAATACGACGCAGGCTCTTGGTTGACATCCCCCTCCACGTGAACGCGGAGGAATCCCGAGTGGTGGGAGTGGTGGGTTCGCAATCCCGAAAACGTGTCTCTGTTCCCCTACAGCGCGTCGAGAATATTCAGGTAGCCGCTGCCGTAGAACGTCTTGTCGTAGTCCTCGGGGACGTCAGCGGCTCGCTTGAGCGCTGACTCGACTTGGCTGGCGTTGTAGTTCGGGTTCGCACTCTTGACTAGCGCCGCGGCGCCAGCGACGTTCGGCGCGGCCATCGAGGTGCCGGCCTTCCAGCCGTAGCCGGGCACCTGGGTATCGGGCTCGCCGTCGCCGTCGGTGTCCTCATAGGTAAACACCGTATTGAACACGAGATCGTTGAACCACGGAAGGTCGGTCTCAATGGCGTCGAGGTCAGCGTCACCGCCCGGCGCAGCGAGTGTGACGGCATTGGTGCCGTAGTTCGTGTAAAACGCCGGGCTCTCAGGCGGGGCAACGAGATCCGTTACCTCGCCGTCGCCATCGGCGTCCCAGCCGTAGCCGAGTGGGCCGGTCGCAGATACCGACACCGCCTGGGTACCCTCGTTCGGCAGGCTGATGAAGTTCTTGTCGTGCTGGAGGTCGGCGCTATCGTTGCCAGCCGCGATAACCAGCAGGGTCCCCTCCTTGTTCGCGTAGGTCATCGCGCTGTTGAGCACCTTCCCATAGAATTCCCCATTGGCTTGCCGTGGAATCGGATACGCTCCCAGCGAAAGGTTCGCCACGTCCGCACCGATGTTCGCGCTGTAGACGACCGCCGCAAGGATGTCAGCGAATGACGCGGTCGGCCCGGAGAACACGCGACAGTCCACCAAGTCGGTCTGTGGTGCCGTGCCGTTGACACCGATGCCGCCGCCGTTGTCTGCGGCGACGATACCCGCGACGTGGGTGCCGTGATCGTCGCCGCCGACGGGATTGTGGTCGCCGCCGTCGTCGGTGAAGTTCCGCGAGAGGTCAAGGTTCAGCGGTCCGGCGAGGTCCGGGTGAGTCTCCAGTATGCCAGAGTCGATGACGGCGACGCGTGTGCCCTCACCCTCCGTCGTCTCGTGGGCTTCTGGGACGTTCAGGGCAGCCTTGTCCCACTGCAGGAAGTCACCGGGTTGGCCCTCGTAGTCCGAGGCGTCAAAGGACGGCACCTCCGCGTTCACTGATGGCTCGTTCAGTTCAACTTCAATATCCGGCGCGAATCCTCGCACCCCCTTCGATGACTGCAGCGCTCCCTCGGTTCCGGAAACGACTGCCAGGTCGGTCCCCGACATCTCGTGGACTACCTCAACGCTCTTCGGCAACCCGCGGCCCTTTGTGCGGACGATGTACCGATCCGTCGAAGCCGCCGCTGTAGCGGTAGTCCCGAGCGCGATGCCTCCGAGCAATGCTCCGCTTACCTTGAGAACATCTCGTCTGGTACCATGTACCATAGCGTCATTTGAGAATCATATGGCCATAAGAGTTATCTATAGGCCCCAATCTTTCCGGTAGACCGGGCTTCAGCAGTTTCGAGACGGAGCCCCCGGCCTCACGGAGCGAGGACTTCCGACGGCCAGTCGGAAGCGCGACGCGAGTAGGCCGGGGAGGAAGCCGACACGACCGCCAACGCATAATATGCTTGAGACTGACTAACTCGCCACCCGGTGTATTTGTTATTGGGGCCACGTATCACTATCCAATGACCCTGAGGAGACGGGGTGCTGGCTCAATGAGGAAGCTGAACAGCTCAAGATGCAGTAACGATACATCTGATGTACTGCTGGGCGAAGCTACGGTATGTTGTACTGTTCACAAGAAACTGAGTCATCTGCGACAGTTAGTAGCCAAGCAACGCGATCGGTGGGATCGGTATTGGTGCTCATTCGTTCAACTGCACCGGTGTACATTACTGGGACCCCACACCAATCCTGTCGAGTTGCATCGTGATGATGCCCACAGAGAATGAAATCAAACCGGTTGCTGAATTGCCCTATAATTTGATCAAGGTCAACACTCTTTGTCCCACGGTCAGTTAGTTGTGCCAACGTCTGGTGGAGAACTAGAATTGAAGTGGATTCGATGACTGTGTCCGGAAATTCAAGGTTGTCATACTGCAGATCGCCTTCTGGGTGGTGGTTTATACCAAAGAGACGAAGGGTCGAGTTCACTGAGACACCACTCGTATCAATATTTGAAGCCAGTGTGCCGTCTCTGTCTTCCAGTAATTCATTACCAGCCGTCGACTGATGATTGCCCCGTACGTAATAAAAGGGGATACCTGCATCAGCTAACGGATCAAACACCGTTTGGTCGACAAACAGCGCTTGGACGGGCGTGGCCGTATCGTGGAAGATGTCGCCAACGTGGACGACCGCATCAACCGACCGTTCGATACCGTACGCAACGGCCGTGCTGAACGCATCAATCGGATCAATCTTCTCACCTGTCCGTGGGTGTTTCGTTCGGCCAACGTGCGTGTCGCCGACGATGAGGATTCGAGTACATTCCTCGACTGGTCCGAGTGGCGTGATGCGTGTTCGCTTACTCGGAGCCAGTTCGAGATCGTATCCGCCGCCACCTTTCTGTGCCTTGCAGCGAGAGATCTGGTATTGATAGCCA
Above is a window of Halapricum desulfuricans DNA encoding:
- a CDS encoding S8 family serine peptidase produces the protein MVHGTRRDVLKVSGALLGGIALGTTATAAASTDRYIVRTKGRGLPKSVEVVHEMSGTDLAVVSGTEGALQSSKGVRGFAPDIEVELNEPSVNAEVPSFDASDYEGQPGDFLQWDKAALNVPEAHETTEGEGTRVAVIDSGILETHPDLAGPLNLDLSRNFTDDGGDHNPVGGDDHGTHVAGIVAADNGGGIGVNGTAPQTDLVDCRVFSGPTASFADILAAVVYSANIGADVANLSLGAYPIPRQANGEFYGKVLNSAMTYANKEGTLLVIAAGNDSADLQHDKNFISLPNEGTQAVSVSATGPLGYGWDADGDGEVTDLVAPPESPAFYTNYGTNAVTLAAPGGDADLDAIETDLPWFNDLVFNTVFTYEDTDGDGEPDTQVPGYGWKAGTSMAAPNVAGAAALVKSANPNYNASQVESALKRAADVPEDYDKTFYGSGYLNILDAL
- a CDS encoding metallophosphoesterase family protein, producing the protein MDRNSGKSRQAEVSLVDTAGTPLRLIDYEGAETQVDWKAGYQYQISRCKAQKGGGGYDLELAPSKRTRITPLGPVEECTRILIVGDTHVGRTKHPRTGEKIDPIDAFSTAVAYGIERSVDAVVHVGDIFHDTATPVQALFVDQTVFDPLADAGIPFYYVRGNHQSTAGNELLEDRDGTLASNIDTSGVSVNSTLRLFGINHHPEGDLQYDNLEFPDTVIESTSILVLHQTLAQLTDRGTKSVDLDQIIGQFSNRFDFILCGHHHDATRQDWCGVPVMYTGAVERMSTNTDPTDRVAWLLTVADDSVSCEQYNIP
- a CDS encoding amidase, whose amino-acid sequence is MIPDDEVLFESIPELGQRLRDGEFTSYELTLAYISRLIRVGPTLNAVQTITYDRAIEAAERADEELSNGTDRGPLHGIPFGLKDLIAFEGYNTTWGANPYRDQEFDYDATVVEKLLEAGAVPIAKLANVELAGGMGYSPETMTFTGKGHNPWAPNDEDEWSGGSSSGSGQAPAAGLVGFAIGTETWGSIMSPTFNNGLAGLRPTYGVVSRYGVMALSYTMDKIGPMCRTAEGSQAVFEAIYGSDPKDHTTSERMDLIEEVSLSDPPQLAVLDTDPDDENLQQSLDVLSEFAELTEIDIPDLPAGTAASTMISAEAGSIFNDLITSGDVQELTDPEGSIGGYAFDSILAKDYITALRIRKRIQEEIDEVLEPYDALVSAPWAISGMTNLCGLPGLGIPNGFDDNGVPTGLLFTGRAFDDQKLFELGKMYEERTDHIDHSDLLGTLGEDTFDRAL